One window of the Fusobacterium sp. SYSU M8D902 genome contains the following:
- a CDS encoding N(4)-(beta-N-acetylglucosaminyl)-L-asparaginase: protein MKREWGMIATWRMAGDAVALGADILENGGKCQDAVEKAIMQVEDYPFYKSVGYGGLPNEECEVELDAAFMDGKTLSIGAVAGIKDYKNPVSIARKLSEDRFNIFLVGAGAEAYAHKNGFVRQNMLTERAKKTWEKRKKEIYEKNLSPYDGHDTVCMIALDKEKDMAVATSTSGLFMKKRGRVGDSPVSGSGFYVDNEVGGAAATGLGEDIMKGCLSYEVVQRMKKGETPQEAAQGAVMDFTDELKRRRGHAGAISVIALNNKGEWGIGTNVEFTFAATTSEEIPQVYIANPIEGSKDVKIEAVSKEYMEEYKKSIQKPIE from the coding sequence ATGAAAAGAGAATGGGGTATGATAGCAACTTGGAGAATGGCAGGAGATGCTGTTGCACTAGGAGCTGATATATTAGAGAATGGTGGAAAATGCCAAGATGCTGTAGAAAAAGCGATTATGCAAGTAGAAGATTATCCATTTTATAAATCTGTAGGTTATGGTGGACTTCCTAATGAAGAGTGTGAAGTAGAATTAGATGCGGCATTTATGGATGGAAAAACTTTATCAATAGGAGCAGTAGCAGGAATAAAAGACTATAAAAATCCTGTTTCAATAGCAAGAAAATTAAGTGAAGATAGATTTAATATTTTCTTAGTTGGAGCTGGAGCAGAGGCATATGCTCATAAAAATGGTTTTGTTAGACAGAATATGCTAACTGAGAGAGCAAAGAAAACTTGGGAAAAGAGAAAAAAAGAGATATATGAGAAAAATCTTTCTCCATATGATGGACATGATACAGTTTGTATGATAGCTCTTGATAAGGAAAAAGATATGGCTGTGGCTACATCAACAAGTGGACTATTTATGAAAAAAAGAGGTAGAGTAGGAGATTCGCCTGTTTCTGGATCGGGATTCTATGTTGATAATGAAGTTGGAGGAGCAGCAGCTACAGGACTTGGAGAAGATATAATGAAAGGTTGTCTATCTTATGAAGTAGTTCAAAGAATGAAAAAGGGAGAGACTCCTCAAGAAGCAGCTCAAGGTGCTGTAATGGACTTTACTGACGAGTTAAAAAGAAGAAGAGGACACGCTGGAGCTATTTCGGTAATAGCTCTTAATAATAAAGGTGAATGGGGAATAGGAACAAATGTGGAATTTACTTTTGCAGCGACTACATCAGAGGAGATACCTCAAGTCTATATTGCTAATCCAATAGAGGGAAGCAAAGATGTAAAGATAGAAGCAGTTAGTAAAGAGTATATGGAAGAGTATAAAAAAAGCATTCAAAAACCAATAGAGTAG
- a CDS encoding PTS lactose/cellobiose transporter subunit IIA, whose product MSLTIEEIAMTIVGNAGEARSLAFEALREAKEGNYDKAKECLDQAKERSLAAHEMQTELICNEADGNGIEMNLLMVHAQDHLMTSILARELIEEMIALYKRLDK is encoded by the coding sequence ATGAGTTTAACAATTGAAGAGATAGCAATGACAATAGTAGGAAATGCAGGAGAAGCAAGAAGCTTAGCATTTGAAGCTTTAAGAGAAGCAAAAGAGGGAAATTATGATAAAGCAAAAGAGTGTTTAGATCAAGCTAAAGAGAGAAGTTTAGCAGCACATGAGATGCAAACAGAGTTAATATGTAATGAAGCAGATGGAAATGGAATAGAGATGAATCTATTAATGGTACATGCTCAAGACCACTTAATGACTTCAATACTTGCTAGAGAGTTAATTGAAGAGATGATCGCTCTATATAAGAGATTAGATAAATAA
- a CDS encoding replication initiation protein gives MNEKNDKISLLDFELIGKDIKLDFTKHLTKKDKELFRNIRLQKYNHISLNKFLKIFNFTEKEEILKYLNSLMSKTITIFSKENNYFTCISILQSYYINNETIYLVFSDEITNSFKKGSFFDRVGLRNILFLEEKFSYRLYQYIYNNKDNNIYIPVDTLREILEIGDSYKRFYDIEKNLLIPILEDIKTNGKLNLEYEKVKNGEHKSAKILGITISKKVDSNSIAEENTTQFIDSLMAKLGKNIKNFSEIYSLLLKSVAEYGEEFVKNKVEYVLLNFDIDIEKHLQLSLAQNEELDKPDYILKKKFKSLFQMHTDILVFIQKNNLPQLSKYMFTITLYSLKDKETVVLKDKTLSIKISYNKNDTSIIEFYVHK, from the coding sequence ATGAATGAAAAAAATGACAAAATAAGTCTTTTAGATTTTGAATTAATTGGAAAAGATATTAAACTTGATTTTACAAAACACTTAACAAAAAAAGATAAGGAGTTATTTCGTAATATAAGATTACAGAAATATAATCATATATCATTAAATAAATTTTTAAAAATTTTTAATTTTACTGAAAAAGAGGAGATTTTAAAATATCTAAATAGTTTGATGAGTAAAACTATCACAATTTTTTCCAAAGAGAATAACTATTTTACCTGTATTAGCATATTACAATCTTATTATATTAATAACGAAACTATATATCTTGTATTTTCAGATGAAATTACTAATTCATTTAAAAAGGGGTCTTTTTTTGATAGAGTTGGTCTGAGAAACATACTGTTTCTTGAGGAGAAATTCTCCTATCGTCTCTATCAATATATTTACAATAATAAAGATAACAATATCTATATTCCAGTTGATACTCTTCGTGAAATTCTTGAAATAGGCGACTCTTATAAAAGATTTTATGACATTGAAAAAAATCTTCTCATTCCAATACTAGAAGATATTAAAACCAATGGCAAATTAAATCTTGAATATGAAAAAGTTAAAAATGGCGAACATAAAAGTGCCAAAATTTTAGGAATAACCATTAGTAAGAAAGTTGATTCTAATTCAATTGCTGAGGAAAATACAACTCAATTTATTGATTCGTTAATGGCTAAACTAGGGAAAAATATTAAAAATTTCTCTGAAATATACTCCCTACTTTTAAAATCTGTAGCAGAGTATGGAGAGGAGTTTGTAAAAAATAAAGTTGAATATGTTTTGCTCAATTTTGATATTGATATTGAAAAACATCTCCAACTATCTCTTGCACAAAATGAGGAACTTGATAAACCTGATTATATTTTGAAAAAGAAATTTAAATCTCTATTTCAAATGCACACAGATATCCTTGTCTTTATTCAAAAGAATAATCTTCCTCAACTATCTAAATATATGTTTACTATTACTCTTTACTCACTAAAAGATAAAGAGACAGTAGTTTTAAAAGATAAAACTCTCTCTATAAAGATAAGTTACAATAAAAATGATACATCAATTATTGAGTTTTATGTTCATAAATAA
- a CDS encoding Na+/H+ antiporter NhaC family protein, with product MKNNNNGSFIGLVPLIVFVLFYLGAGIILQLQKIPMAFYQLPSPIAAFIGIVFAFILFKGSIKEKFNTFLEGCGHQDIITMCIIYLLAGAFAGVAKTMGGVDSTVNLALSFIPVRFLAPSLFVIAAFISTATGTSVGAIVSIAPIAVGLADKSGVSLALILAAVMGGAMFGDNLSVISDTTIASTRTQGVEMKDKFRVNLNIALPAAILTVILFFLFGAPKTIVNLEILDYSFLKIVPYLSVLILALSGINVFVVLTLGIVIAGIIGIFHGNFTFLTLSKEIYNGFTGMNEIFLLSLFSGGLANMTSKAGGIQWLIGHIQKLIIGKKSAKLGIGILVSLIDMAVANNTVAIIISGPIAKNISKKYDIDPKESAAILDIFSCIFQGIIPYGAQMLILLSFASEKVSPIELISLLWYQMLLLIFTLIFIKLKDKKV from the coding sequence ATGAAAAATAATAACAATGGAAGTTTTATTGGCTTAGTTCCACTCATTGTATTTGTACTTTTCTATTTGGGAGCTGGTATTATACTTCAATTGCAAAAAATTCCAATGGCTTTCTATCAATTACCATCACCTATAGCAGCTTTTATTGGAATTGTTTTTGCTTTTATCCTTTTCAAAGGGAGTATTAAAGAGAAATTCAATACATTTTTAGAAGGGTGTGGACATCAAGATATTATCACTATGTGTATAATCTATCTTTTAGCTGGAGCTTTTGCTGGAGTAGCTAAAACTATGGGGGGAGTAGATTCTACTGTCAACTTAGCTCTATCTTTTATTCCAGTAAGATTTTTAGCTCCCAGCTTATTTGTTATAGCTGCTTTTATCTCAACAGCTACTGGTACATCTGTTGGAGCTATTGTTTCTATTGCACCTATTGCAGTTGGTCTTGCTGATAAAAGTGGAGTTTCTCTAGCCCTCATATTGGCAGCTGTTATGGGTGGAGCTATGTTTGGAGATAATCTCTCTGTTATCTCAGATACAACAATCGCTTCTACCCGAACTCAAGGAGTAGAGATGAAGGATAAATTTAGAGTAAATTTAAATATTGCTCTTCCTGCTGCTATTTTGACAGTTATTTTATTCTTTCTCTTTGGTGCTCCAAAAACAATAGTAAATTTAGAGATATTAGATTATAGTTTCCTTAAAATAGTTCCATATTTATCTGTTTTAATCTTAGCTTTAAGTGGAATAAATGTCTTTGTAGTACTTACTCTTGGAATAGTAATAGCTGGAATAATTGGAATATTTCATGGAAATTTTACTTTTTTAACACTATCTAAAGAGATATATAATGGATTTACTGGAATGAATGAGATCTTTCTTCTATCACTATTTTCAGGTGGTTTAGCTAATATGACATCAAAAGCAGGTGGAATACAGTGGCTAATTGGTCATATCCAAAAATTAATAATTGGTAAAAAGAGTGCTAAATTAGGTATAGGTATATTAGTATCACTAATTGATATGGCTGTTGCCAATAATACTGTTGCTATAATAATCAGTGGTCCCATTGCAAAAAATATATCTAAAAAATATGATATTGATCCCAAAGAGAGTGCTGCCATTTTAGATATATTCTCTTGTATATTTCAAGGAATTATCCCATACGGTGCTCAAATGCTAATTCTATTGAGTTTTGCTTCTGAAAAAGTTTCACCTATAGAGTTAATATCTCTACTTTGGTATCAGATGCTTCTACTTATCTTCACTTTAATTTTTATAAAATTAAAAGATAAAAAAGTTTAA
- the disA gene encoding DNA integrity scanning diadenylate cyclase DisA, with protein MDSKKLEEMLSFVTPGTALREGLNNILEAGLGALIVIGFDENVKKMADGGFYLECDFTPERVYELAKMDGAIILDAECKKIMYANVHLQPDRKYKSTESGTRHRTAQRAGQQIGKLVIAVSERRNVITLYKDDIRYRLKDASSIENEAAQAIKTMERYKAVLDRALANLTILELDNTATLYDVATALQRFEMLRRIGAEVNNCVVELGVEGRLLNLQFQDLNQDIEEDEYDLIRDYIEDGIDYKEVKEKMKSLDDEELLEVENFSHSLGYGKSYSLLDNEVSPKGYRLLGRISKLTKKDIEKLINRYNSISKLQDVPDEELSDMKISKVKIKALKSGLKRLKLTVELEKV; from the coding sequence ATGGACAGTAAAAAATTGGAAGAGATGCTGTCATTTGTAACGCCAGGAACAGCTCTTAGAGAGGGACTAAATAATATATTAGAAGCAGGATTAGGAGCTTTAATAGTTATAGGCTTTGATGAAAATGTAAAAAAAATGGCAGATGGTGGATTTTATTTAGAGTGTGATTTTACTCCAGAAAGAGTATATGAATTGGCAAAAATGGATGGAGCAATAATCTTAGATGCAGAGTGTAAAAAGATAATGTATGCTAATGTTCATTTGCAACCAGATAGAAAATATAAATCTACAGAGAGTGGAACAAGACATAGAACAGCTCAAAGAGCTGGACAGCAGATAGGGAAATTGGTAATAGCAGTTTCAGAGAGAAGAAATGTAATAACTCTATATAAAGATGATATAAGATATAGATTGAAAGATGCTTCTTCAATAGAAAATGAAGCAGCTCAAGCTATAAAGACAATGGAGAGATACAAGGCAGTTTTAGATAGAGCCTTAGCAAACTTGACAATATTGGAGTTGGATAATACAGCAACTCTATATGATGTGGCTACTGCACTACAGAGATTTGAAATGTTGAGAAGAATAGGAGCAGAGGTAAATAACTGTGTTGTTGAGCTAGGTGTAGAGGGAAGATTGTTAAATCTTCAATTTCAAGACCTAAATCAAGATATAGAGGAAGATGAGTATGACTTAATCAGAGACTATATAGAGGATGGAATTGACTATAAAGAAGTAAAAGAGAAGATGAAGAGCCTTGATGATGAAGAGTTGTTAGAGGTAGAGAATTTTTCACACTCTCTTGGATATGGAAAGAGTTATAGTCTATTAGATAATGAAGTAAGTCCTAAAGGTTACAGATTATTAGGTAGAATAAGTAAATTAACAAAAAAAGATATAGAAAAATTAATAAATAGATACAATAGTATTTCAAAACTTCAAGATGTACCAGATGAAGAGTTATCAGATATGAAGATAAGTAAGGTTAAGATAAAAGCCTTAAAAAGTGGTTTGAAAAGATTGAAGTTGACTGTTGAATTGGAAAAAGTGTAA
- the radA gene encoding DNA repair protein RadA → MAKTKSFYVCSECGYKTAKWTGKCPQCNSWGTFEEELEVSSAVGAPVVSSAVSIKETSEKVFSFNDVIIEESDRYKTQIGEFDRVLGGGLLCGEVVLITGNPGIGKSTLLLQVANEYTTYGDVIYISGEESPAQVKSRGERLKIKSKNLYLMSETDISKIYEFLIAKKPKVVIVDSIQTLYNSVVDSIPGTPTQIRECTLKIIELAKKYGISFFIVGHITKDGKVAGPKLLEHMVDAVFNFEGEEGLFYRILRSTKNRFGSTNELAVFSMEEDGMKEIKNSSEYFLSEREERNIGSMVVPVLEGTKVFLLEVQTLLTEVTIGIPKRIVQGFDKNRIQILTAIAEKKMYMNLAMKDLFVNIPGGLSIEDPAADLAVLISILSIYKGVEISQKIAAIGELGLRGEIRKVFFIDKRLRELEKLGFKGVYIPEANRKEIDKKNYNLKLIYLKNLEELLERMNKDGQ, encoded by the coding sequence ATGGCAAAAACTAAGAGTTTTTATGTATGTAGTGAATGTGGATATAAAACTGCAAAATGGACAGGAAAGTGTCCACAATGCAATAGTTGGGGAACTTTTGAAGAGGAGTTGGAAGTTTCATCAGCTGTAGGTGCACCAGTAGTCTCTTCTGCAGTATCTATAAAGGAAACTTCAGAGAAGGTTTTCTCTTTTAATGATGTCATAATAGAGGAGAGCGATAGATACAAAACTCAAATAGGTGAGTTTGATAGAGTGTTAGGTGGAGGTTTATTATGTGGTGAAGTTGTTCTTATCACTGGAAATCCAGGAATAGGAAAATCAACTTTATTATTACAGGTTGCAAATGAGTATACTACATATGGAGATGTAATTTATATATCAGGTGAGGAGTCTCCAGCTCAAGTAAAGAGCAGAGGAGAGAGATTGAAAATAAAGAGTAAAAATCTTTATTTGATGTCAGAGACAGATATTTCAAAAATATATGAATTTTTAATAGCAAAAAAACCTAAAGTTGTGATAGTGGATTCTATACAGACTCTATATAACTCAGTTGTAGATTCAATACCAGGAACACCTACACAGATAAGAGAGTGTACACTGAAGATAATAGAGTTAGCTAAAAAATATGGGATCTCATTTTTCATAGTTGGACATATTACAAAAGATGGAAAAGTGGCAGGACCTAAATTATTGGAACATATGGTAGATGCAGTATTTAATTTTGAGGGAGAAGAGGGGCTTTTCTATCGTATACTGAGAAGTACCAAAAATAGATTTGGCTCAACAAATGAGTTAGCAGTTTTTAGTATGGAAGAAGACGGAATGAAGGAGATAAAAAATTCGTCTGAATATTTTCTCAGCGAGAGAGAGGAAAGAAATATAGGAAGTATGGTAGTTCCTGTACTAGAGGGAACAAAAGTATTTTTATTAGAGGTGCAGACTCTTCTTACAGAGGTAACAATTGGAATTCCTAAGAGGATAGTACAAGGGTTTGATAAAAATAGAATACAGATTCTAACAGCAATTGCTGAAAAAAAGATGTATATGAATCTAGCTATGAAAGATCTATTTGTAAATATTCCTGGAGGACTTAGTATCGAGGATCCAGCAGCAGATTTAGCTGTTTTAATATCAATACTATCAATATACAAGGGTGTAGAGATAAGTCAGAAAATAGCAGCTATTGGGGAATTGGGATTAAGAGGAGAGATTAGAAAGGTATTTTTTATAGATAAAAGACTTAGAGAATTAGAAAAACTAGGATTTAAAGGGGTTTATATACCAGAAGCTAATAGAAAAGAGATTGATAAGAAAAATTATAACTTAAAACTGATATATTTAAAAAATTTAGAAGAACTTTTAGAAAGGATGAATAAAGATGGACAGTAA
- the coaD gene encoding pantetheine-phosphate adenylyltransferase, whose product MKIGVYAGSFDPITKGHFDVIKKSLKITDKLIVAVMNNANKKCWFSLEERKELIKMLTNEFGEKVEVKSFDGLLIDFMKEHNAEIIIRGLRAVSDYEYELGYAFVNHDLSAGEVDTIFIPAAREYMYLSSSAVREAATVGARLDIFVDTKIVDIVKNKAKNIKG is encoded by the coding sequence ATGAAAATAGGAGTGTATGCAGGAAGTTTTGATCCAATAACTAAAGGGCATTTTGATGTTATAAAAAAATCTTTAAAAATAACAGACAAATTGATAGTGGCAGTTATGAATAATGCCAATAAAAAGTGCTGGTTTTCATTAGAAGAGAGAAAAGAACTGATAAAAATGCTAACAAATGAATTTGGAGAAAAGGTAGAAGTAAAGAGTTTTGATGGGTTGTTAATAGATTTTATGAAGGAGCATAATGCAGAGATCATAATAAGAGGATTGAGAGCAGTATCTGATTATGAGTATGAGTTAGGTTATGCTTTTGTAAATCACGATCTTTCTGCTGGAGAAGTTGATACAATATTTATACCAGCAGCAAGAGAGTACATGTATTTAAGTTCAAGTGCAGTAAGAGAGGCAGCAACTGTAGGAGCAAGGCTAGATATTTTTGTAGATACAAAAATAGTGGATATAGTTAAAAATAAAGCTAAAAATATAAAGGGATAG
- a CDS encoding Rne/Rng family ribonuclease yields MNQIVINIDEFQSRAAIIEDKKVIEILIEREEEGRINGSIYKGKVANVLPGMESAFLNIGLEKNAFLYVNDLREFEEKYLDGICNSERPIEDILNVGDEVVVQVLNEPRGSKGARVTTHYTLPGKYLVLMPNNDHLAISKKIKDEAERSRLEEIFKDIKPENMGIIIRTAAFGKSIFHFEREIEYLVKKWEDIEKKTKNAKIGEVLYKDNGVITTVLRDIFSNDIDELIVDNEEAYWEIIDYINAFSEKTLKTKIKLFKGEDERNIFEVFEIDKEIQNALKEEVRLECGGSLVIQKTEALISIDVNTGKNTGSYNLEKTVLNTNLEAAREIPRQLRLRNYGGIIIIDFIDMRLDEDKEQVLKTLEENLAKDRIKNNIVHFTDLGLIEMTRKRTGKPLYSYFQETCPICNGTGKIKSKDAVIHEMMSEIRICAKDEDISKIKVVLSKKLKIAFKELYFEFVEDFVKNRKKELILEENKENNYEYEIVLIK; encoded by the coding sequence ATGAATCAGATAGTGATCAACATAGATGAGTTTCAGTCAAGAGCAGCTATAATTGAAGATAAAAAAGTGATCGAGATTCTGATCGAAAGAGAAGAAGAGGGAAGAATAAATGGGAGTATTTATAAAGGAAAAGTAGCTAATGTTCTTCCTGGAATGGAGTCAGCTTTTTTGAATATAGGGTTGGAAAAAAATGCCTTTCTCTATGTAAATGATCTGAGAGAGTTTGAAGAAAAGTATTTAGATGGGATATGTAATAGTGAAAGACCAATAGAGGATATATTAAATGTTGGAGATGAGGTTGTAGTACAGGTTTTGAATGAACCAAGAGGAAGCAAGGGTGCAAGAGTGACTACACACTATACATTGCCTGGAAAATACTTGGTATTGATGCCAAATAATGATCATCTTGCAATATCTAAAAAGATAAAAGATGAGGCAGAGAGATCTAGATTAGAGGAGATATTTAAGGATATAAAGCCTGAAAATATGGGAATTATAATTAGAACAGCAGCCTTTGGAAAGAGTATTTTTCATTTTGAAAGAGAGATAGAGTACCTAGTAAAAAAATGGGAAGATATAGAGAAAAAAACGAAAAATGCTAAAATAGGAGAGGTGTTATACAAGGATAATGGAGTTATAACAACTGTTTTAAGAGATATTTTCTCCAATGATATAGATGAACTTATAGTTGATAATGAGGAAGCTTATTGGGAAATTATAGATTATATAAACGCTTTTAGTGAAAAGACTTTAAAAACAAAGATAAAACTTTTTAAAGGAGAAGATGAAAGAAATATATTTGAAGTATTTGAAATTGATAAAGAGATACAAAACGCTTTAAAGGAAGAGGTGAGATTAGAATGTGGTGGCTCACTGGTAATTCAGAAAACAGAAGCATTGATAAGTATTGATGTAAATACTGGAAAGAATACAGGAAGCTACAATCTTGAAAAAACAGTTTTAAATACAAATTTAGAGGCTGCAAGAGAGATTCCAAGACAGTTAAGATTGAGAAATTATGGTGGAATTATAATAATAGATTTTATTGATATGAGATTGGATGAGGATAAGGAACAGGTATTAAAGACATTGGAAGAGAATCTGGCCAAAGATAGAATAAAAAATAATATCGTTCATTTTACAGATTTAGGTTTGATAGAGATGACTAGAAAAAGAACGGGTAAACCATTGTATAGTTATTTTCAAGAAACTTGTCCAATATGTAATGGAACAGGAAAGATAAAATCTAAAGATGCAGTTATTCATGAGATGATGTCAGAGATTAGAATCTGTGCAAAAGATGAGGATATATCAAAGATAAAGGTAGTATTATCTAAAAAATTAAAGATAGCTTTTAAAGAGTTGTATTTTGAGTTTGTAGAAGATTTTGTAAAAAATAGAAAGAAAGAGCTTATATTGGAAGAGAATAAAGAGAATAATTACGAGTATGAGATTGTTTTAATAAAGTAA
- a CDS encoding radical SAM protein, giving the protein MKHYNIPIFISHFGCPNSCVFCNQKKINGRETDVTIQDLKDTIETYLETLPKNSKKEVAFFGGTFTGISMNLQKEYLETTYEYIKAGSIDGIRLSTRPDCITEEIVEQLKKYGVTVVELGVQSLDKDVLLATERYYPLEVVENACRLLKKYGIKVGIQLMIGLPKSTQEKEYETAKKALAMEPDMVRIYPTLVIKNTKMERMFYNREYTPLTLEEAVEITRKIYSLVESRGVNVIRVGLQPSDDLREDGVVIAGPFHSAFRELVETEIHYDFFKDIALKDKKLDILANEKSVSKFVGINKANRLRLKEYFNIKIDNSIEKDDVVVNGKKYSRLDILRGELKRNESDSDQHR; this is encoded by the coding sequence ATGAAGCACTATAATATTCCAATATTTATAAGTCATTTTGGTTGCCCAAATTCATGTGTTTTTTGTAACCAAAAAAAGATAAATGGTAGAGAAACAGATGTTACAATTCAAGATTTAAAAGATACAATAGAGACATATTTAGAAACTCTTCCAAAGAATTCCAAGAAAGAAGTGGCTTTCTTTGGTGGAACTTTTACAGGAATTTCTATGAATTTACAAAAAGAATACTTAGAGACAACTTATGAATATATAAAAGCTGGAAGTATTGATGGGATAAGATTGTCTACTCGTCCAGATTGTATAACAGAGGAGATAGTAGAACAGTTAAAAAAATATGGAGTAACAGTTGTTGAATTAGGAGTTCAATCTCTTGATAAAGATGTATTGTTGGCAACTGAGAGATACTATCCTCTAGAGGTAGTAGAAAATGCTTGTAGATTACTAAAAAAATATGGGATAAAAGTTGGAATCCAATTGATGATCGGATTACCAAAATCTACTCAAGAAAAAGAGTATGAAACAGCTAAAAAAGCCTTAGCTATGGAACCAGACATGGTAAGAATATATCCAACATTAGTGATAAAAAATACTAAGATGGAGAGAATGTTTTACAATAGAGAATATACTCCATTAACATTGGAAGAGGCTGTTGAGATAACTAGGAAAATTTACTCTCTTGTAGAGAGTAGAGGTGTGAATGTAATCAGAGTAGGATTACAGCCAAGTGATGATTTGAGAGAAGATGGAGTAGTTATTGCAGGACCATTCCACTCAGCATTTAGGGAGCTAGTTGAAACAGAGATACACTATGACTTCTTTAAAGATATAGCACTGAAAGATAAGAAGTTGGATATTTTAGCCAATGAGAAGTCTGTTTCAAAATTTGTTGGAATAAATAAAGCTAATAGATTGAGATTAAAAGAGTATTTTAATATAAAGATAGATAATTCAATCGAAAAAGATGATGTAGTTGTAAATGGAAAAAAATATTCTAGGTTAGATATACTAAGAGGAGAGTTAAAAAGAAATGAATCAGATAGTGATCAACATAGATGA
- the rnc gene encoding ribonuclease III, which yields MKKNYLDFEKNLGYNFKNKELLKNSLIHRSFGNEHRRYKKISNERLELLGDAVLDLVVTEYLYKSYANSTEGDLAKVKSMVVSEPVLAGISKKLEVGKYLLLSRGEELTGGRERSSILGDAFEAILGAIYIDSDFETAKKFALSHIKDAIDNVDNNEDILDFKTILQEYSQKVYKIIPEYSVIKEIGPDHQKVFEIEVKIDNGIEEKQSEIGKGKNKKTAEQAAAKSLCKKLGVKIHEAL from the coding sequence ATGAAAAAAAATTACTTAGATTTTGAAAAAAATCTTGGGTATAATTTTAAAAATAAAGAACTTCTAAAAAATTCACTTATTCACCGTTCATTTGGAAATGAGCATAGAAGATATAAAAAGATAAGTAATGAGAGACTAGAACTGCTAGGAGATGCAGTTCTAGACCTCGTTGTTACAGAGTATCTATATAAAAGCTATGCAAACTCTACAGAGGGAGATTTGGCAAAAGTAAAATCTATGGTGGTAAGTGAACCAGTTTTAGCAGGGATATCTAAAAAATTAGAAGTTGGAAAATATCTACTATTGAGTAGAGGTGAGGAGCTAACTGGTGGAAGAGAGAGAAGCTCTATATTAGGAGATGCATTTGAAGCTATATTAGGGGCAATATATATAGATTCAGATTTTGAAACAGCCAAGAAATTTGCACTTTCACATATAAAAGATGCTATTGATAATGTGGACAACAATGAGGATATTTTAGACTTTAAAACAATATTGCAAGAGTATAGTCAGAAAGTATATAAAATTATACCTGAGTATTCAGTGATAAAAGAGATAGGACCAGATCATCAAAAAGTGTTTGAGATAGAGGTTAAGATAGATAATGGAATTGAGGAAAAACAGTCTGAAATAGGTAAAGGTAAGAATAAAAAGACAGCAGAACAAGCAGCTGCTAAGTCATTGTGTAAAAAATTAGGAGTAAAGATTCATGAAGCACTATAA